In Cydia amplana chromosome 13, ilCydAmpl1.1, whole genome shotgun sequence, the genomic stretch ctttgtagtcgaccctacgtgtaaaagtgcccctgTCTGTATAACTGTGGCCAATTTGCTGATtaaatgtttgatgtttgactcGCTTCAGCAATTATGAATACTTTGTTATAATTATCTTAATTTTGTAAACTTGTTTTCCTTCATctgccatcaaatatatcaaagcggccaaagtgctcacaaatatctcaagcatctaaacacgcctctattgtcaagacgCTAGAGtgagtgttcagatatttttgagcatctcGGCCGCttcgatgtatctgatggcgactgtaccagcaTGTGTTCTCTATAAATATGAGTAATTAAATCTTCGTTTACTGATTTCAGGAATCGGTAAGAATTATTTAAAAGGATATAAGGGGGAATTATATTTGTTACATTAACAGTGTGAATTTTCCTATACTAACCTACATACTTTactgtttattatattataatgtacATTTTATTAATAGGCCTAAAAAGAGAAATTCTTGGTTTCTTGTCAGAGTATTTTAAAAACtgattttgattttttggcAAATGTTGGTTTGGTAAATGTGAAATTATATTACATACTTCATACTTCAATAATACGGGTTATGGGTTGTCGGCATATGGTATTAGgtacaaagttgttttttttattattttcattaaccACATAAAATGCTGTTTTGAAGCTTACTGCAGTGGCGGCGTGTTAGTCTAAAAATCAGACAAGCCGATGGGAACCGAGTTCTATAGACGCCCGACCACTGACAGGCTgtcccacagacaagacatcctccagacttctgccacaaatatacgatagttttactccattttcgagtcaaagtgtctttgtgtgacgtccgtgtgtttgaacggaccaatcacggcacgggactcgctcacctcgtcccccgcactccagtatttttggcatcatcggtttcatgatataattgctctaaacgccgtctagaggattcctagtctatgggctgTCCTTTTGAAGGCTGGCTTTGAAGTTGCCACCTGTGGTCGCCTCGGCCACATTTAACCTGAGCGAGATAAATCTTTAACTAATCTTGTTACAGATCAAGAGAACCCTCTTCAGCGCAATGAACCCCTACCCGCAGAAGAAGGTCATCACCTTCAACAAGCACACCGACGATTTTTCCTTCAACGTCAACTACGCCGAGCTCGACCACATCCCGCCCTCCGAGATCCCCAACATTGGCTCTCTCAACCTCACACAAGTCCTCCTCAGCGGAGTAGGCGCGGCCCTCAACAAGCACACGGCCGACAACGTCGAACACAAGGGCATCAAGGCACACTTCAACATGGACGACTCCGGGATCCTCAGTCTAGTCAACGTGGAATTCGTAGCGGAGAAAACCGTCACAGAAGACAAGGACAGCACTCTCTCTAAACTCGGCAGCACCATCAGCAAGCTCTTCGGCTCCGATGAGGCTGAGAAGACGGAAGAGACAGAAAAGGCACCGGATGCGGAAAAGAATGACACCGCCAACGCTAATGAAGGAGACAGAAATGCTACGGAACCTGAAGCTAAACCTAAACCGAAGATTGTAGTTCTTAAAGAACCTATCAAAACTGATGAACGAGTCCTAGTCCTTCAACCGCTGACTCAAGAACAATTCAAAGCTTCGAAAGCTAAAATATCCGAGCTGGACGCTATAGACAAAAAACGGGCTGACAGAGAATCCGCACTGAACAGTTTAGAGGCGTTTGTCGTCGACGCCCAGATGAAAATGGGCATGGAAGAATTTGCAGAGTGCGGTACCCCTGAACAGATCGAGGAAGTCAAGAAGTTATGTTCAGAAACTTCTGAATGGCTCTATGAAGACGGCTACGAAGCTCCGACAGAACTCTATGAGGAGAAACTAGCTTTGATCAAGGAGAAAACTAACCCTATCTTCTATAAGCATTGGGAGCATAGAGAAAGACCAGACGCTATTGCCGCCCTGCGCAACATGCTGAACACTTCCAATGAATTCCTGAAATCTGCAAAGAATTTCACTCAAGAAGTCAATCCAGAGAAAGACATGTTCACTCAGGTAGAAATAACAGTTTTAGAAAAGAAAATAGAGGAGACTAGAGCGTGGTTGGACAAGTCTATCAAAGAACAGAACGCATTGAAAAATAATGAGGAAATTAAACTGACTATTGATAGCATAAGAGAGAAGATGGGCGGTTTGGACAGAGAAGTTAAATATCTGGTGAATAAAATGAAGATTTGGAGGCCTAAAAAGCCAATTAAGAAGGAGAACAAAACTGAGGAAACTATAGAAGTTACAGAGGATACAAAAGAATGGAAAGTAGAGGAAAGTGTAGAAAAGCCAGTGGTAGACGAGAAGCAAGAAGAGGGAATTAAGGAAGAGGTAAAAGCGACGGAAACGCCGCAGCTAGGTGATGGCAAAGACAAACATTCCGAGTTATAATAGTGAGGTTTTAATTTaacctaatttattttttaccttCCAAGTCCGTGTGACTTGTTCGCTTTTCGCATTACACCTTAAACTTTAATAATTTTGCGCGATTTCAATCCATTCATTCGGTTACTGAGATGGGCTGATATTGAGCAAGAGACCTATCTCTGAGACCCTTATGccattaagggccacttgcaccattcactaacccagggttaaccggtaaatcccagagttaccatggttaccagtacaatttgacactgggttatcgGTTTAGCTGCTTAACGCTGGTTTAGTTGGATGGTGTAAGTGGTGCTTAGGAGGTGCaagcagtgttgtgaataacgctcatttcgaggcttaaaggcTCGAATCCTCGAGAGGCTTAACGCCTcggcaaagacgattttttacatccatacgcgtaaaataaatgaatacaatcctcaaatatagtcgagtctaagagtcttgagggctcgagtctttgagcctaaaaataagcgttatacACAACACTGGGTGCAATAACTTCATTACATTACTTTCTTGTATCGATCCGTTGAAAACATTCGTGTCATCGttgtgttgtgttattttttgttttgttgtcataaaatgtatacatttttttatcttatttcaatGGATGAAGTTAACATTTGGATACCTACGGTGCATGCGCCAAAGAGGACCCGGTTCTTAGCTACGTTTAAGTATTGGGTTCAAATTTTTTTTGCGTCCATGTTTGCTAGTACCATAGACAAAACTGCAAGTTCATATTAAACATgacacaaattaaaaataacaataactatggGTCTGTTTGGCGCATATAccttatatacagggtgcccagtaattaatggataaccatctaaccaccaacagggcaccttaggctgatccagaaaatgcacttataggtctagtaaaagtttcgtggttttcgagataatcgaacttttctgtcttttttaatagctattccatacttcaaatttagaaaagtgcgactatctcgaaaaccacgaaacttttactagacctataagtgcattttctggaccagcctaaggtgccctgtcggtggttagaaggttatccattaattacttgGCACCCTGTATGATATGGTCATGCTTGCTTCTTGCACCGTGTGAATGGGACATTATTATATCAATTAGTATTTATTGTGCGATTTGACCTTTaggaaacagttttatttaatcGTGCTTCAAGATTTAATGCGAAAAGCGAGctcaattaatttaaataaatctcaaaaCGACTTTTAGCCGCCTTTGTTTCTTCCAAAATAtcctttatttattgttatctatGGTCTTTGGTtattaaaaaatctttttttatttttttattgagcgCGGCTCCTCTGTCTatggtatatatattatttaagcgGCGACCCCAAGCGTACGACCAGaggatgtttttattattatattaatgaatGTAATTTATGTGATATAATATAAATGGCTATAGAATTAGAGTTTTCCTGCAATAGACAGGGTTTGCATTTAATTATTTGGATTAACTTCACCAAAATTCCATTATTCGTTAGTTTCTCAGTTCTTATGTTCTATTCTTCAAAACCTGGAACTTTTATACCATTGCAcagatatttttcaattttttttttacggaatcGTACGAACttgttgctatttcagtcagtctcagtacaaaaagtacgatgaaaaacaattatgcactgcATCTGTATCATTTTATCACCAAGTTTCTAAatataaaaagttatatttaaaaacatttgtgCATTGTGTATGTTctatttattaatgataatgataGTTATGTGAAAAACTTTATACATTTTGTGTTAGTTTGTAAAATGTTGTTCAATAAAAGTCTGAACCCACGATCGCCAATTAACTTCTATAAAccttttattgtttatttattataatatttaaccgataaaattattaattgtccaACAAAATATAGAATGAacgcgcctctattgtcaaggcgttagagtgagTGTTCAgctatttttgagcacctcggccgctccgatgtaaCTCATAGCGACTGTACACGTAATCGAATATATTTGTCTCCTTTTATTGAACAGCAGTTTAGACATGTAAGATATACCAGTGATGCAATTTCTAATGGaaatagtaactttaaataaattaaatctatCGTGGTAATGATTGtaatgaattatacaaaataaaacaactctATTATGAACTATCTAGGTATCTTAATCCCGGCTATTATTTTAATTCTATATTCCTTTCTTTCTTGGCACGAAGATGTTATTTACACCTAGATATCAGTTTtacataaattttaattaaaacttgcatacctatattaaaaaaaaaactattgtctATTGTCAGCTTCTTGATTAGGTAATTTGTGCGTCGGATAAAGTTACCGTTGGGTGCGGGAACATTGATTACACAATAAGAGAACAGATACGCCACTCTCATTCAAACGGAAAACTATCAGGGAAGTTCAATTTACCATGACCATTTTTGACTGATGACCGTTTCTCGTGATTTTATttctatgtacaataaagtataaacataaatagtataaatacatataccatTTACATGGTGACTGCGATTGACCATTTAAACGCCAAGAATTTCTATCTAAAATCTTCTTCAATTTGTCCGTTACCTCCCCTGCGACAATTAACCCAGGCCCACCTAGCACTGTGACATGACTGTGACGTCATTATGCAACGGCCAACTCGAAGTAAACCGGTAGTAGTCATGACCACAACGCCAAAAAGGCTTGTATTATGGACGTTATGGTTTGTCTGTTGATGTAAGATTTATGTTGGCTCGGTTGCGACAATCCTCTCATTATCATGTGTGTGACTgttttgtatattatgtatcgCAATGGATAATAACGTGGCATTTAGCACGTGGAATGAATTTCGTGAGTTCCCGATATTGTGCGTTGTAACGTAAACCGTTATTATAGTAATTTTTGTACTCCTGCACCGTTCCTCGCAAACAAAAATCAACATTATTTACATACCCGGAGAGCTGGATTTACCATGCGAAGTAGGAAGTATCTAAGAGAAAAGATAGTTGACTTTTGTGGTTGTGAATGCTCGTTCTGTAGGGccaccaccagtttggcagtgacataaacgctatagagaacgtaacttactttctatgcatctcgctcgtactcgcatattagtgcgagccaGATGTATAGaaggtaaattacgttctcgatagcgtatatgtcagttttgacactgtcagtgactcatggtacgggctctggggtCGTGATTTGAGTGTGGCGTATCTTCTATGTCGGTATTATGTAATCTGCGACGCATTTACTGATGTAATAGTAGGGTAAACTACCCATTGATCGTCGTCGGAACGCAATTACCAGTCGTTGGCACACAGTTTTCGTAGGAATGATGTCTCAATGGCGCCGACAATAGAAGGAcctaaagtgtatttttttattcggtagactgaaatgacagttaatagtatgaaatgacttttcatgttcatactattcactgtcatttcagtctacggaataaaaaaacagactttagTATCGTATGAAATCGATCGCTATTAAGAATATTTTTACATGTACAATGcaaatgtttacatttttaatcTGTCTGTAGCAGAAAAACAGTGTGAAACAAATGTATGAGTTTTAAAGAGTAACGTCTAAGTGATATTTCTTTATGTCGGTCTCAAAAGGATAATACATGATACAATGAAATACATTCTGGTTTTATTTAATGTGGTCGTAAAATAAATCCTAGTCAATacactgtaggtaggtatctaattttgttctaggtataggtataattaTCATCTAAtaataactgtacataattaggcattaaaatatgagtgtgggtttaagaaacgaacgaagtgagtttcatAAAATGATCACACGAGTGAGCTTCATTAcctatgtagcagtcacataaactactatttattccaattgtttcttttccaaaaacatttctttcataacttaactattacttattctgtgacggaGTCCTGCGAAGCGCgccctatttctgggcagtttgcccttcgtgaatctgaagctacctaacgaacctaacctacctatacaggatgcttcctgtaacaggagcaataaattaaactgtaggctgtactccccaaactgaccaacattagttcagcaacttttaaaaataactcgtgttttgatttttattacactttaaagtttattctaagacgcaatgtataacaaattttgttatgtttaaagcgtgacaagcaacgtcaaacacactgatgtcagcgtacattgaaggcaatatttattttgtatgaaaaagaggaagtctaaaggattcataatttttaaaagttgctgaacaaatgttggtcagtttgaggagtacagcctttagtttaatttattgctcctgttacaggaagcaccctgtatacctattgatttagttacaacattacactttggggaaaaaagctaCAAGGATTTACACGTGTAATAAAAcgcagtatgtacctacatgaaaataaaacgattggctaaaatataaaatgggGAAAATAAATACGCGGAACTAACGCGTTTAGGGTGTAGATCGAGCTTACagtcaaggtattaaatatcgatacggacaaagtgccgaaaatatgtaaatttatactagagatgccccgaatagtggttttggccgaataccgagtacctattcggcccctctctcggccgaataccgaatatacgGCGactgaatattcggcatgacatgcgaacattttgagtcacaattattatgaaaactgatcgctaacaaagctcaacgttagatggcgttagctatatttttgttgaacagcattaatgaatagagtaaaaattgaaattgaaaatttttatttcagacataatATCGTCCATATCATTGgttagtaaaaaaaatgaaaacaaaacaaagcaattaaaaataatgttagtatTACTTACGGCTAAAATACAAACTAATAGGTAACTAAACATAACTTACAACTACGCAGTCTAGCTAGATTGCCCGCTGTCACCGGACATGTAATTTCAACCAGTGGTACTGCCGGTACTGGAACGGGCAATCCAGCCTGCTGGCCACCACACGtagaaagcaaaaaaaaaccccaaacactcatgataaaaataaaatcaaaaagggtcttcgtatttaacaactttccaagaacacattctaaatatagatagtttttggtaatttttattgtgcaatttttctttttaaataggtgcaacagatattcggtattcggccgaatagtaggcaacattcggccgaataccgaatattcggcgaagtggccgaataggccgaataccgaatagttgccgaatattcgtggcatctctaatttaTACTACCTTACGAGGAAAGTGGACGGCAGctcctccatacaaacgtaggtaGTCCTTTTTtgcctctctggatattgaaatTACGAAAAATATTATCACTAGGTACACCTTATAGAACAAAgttccccgccgcgtctgtctgtgtgcATGTATGtcatgttcgcgataaactcgaaaactcctaaacggattttcatgcgattttcacctatcaattgtgtttttagggttccgtagccaaatggcaaaaaacggaacccttatagattcgtcatgtctgtctgtctgtccgcgtctgtctgtccgtctgtctgtccgtccgtatgtcacagccacttttctccgaaactataagaactatactgttgaaacttggtaagtagatgtattctgtgaaccgcattaagattttcacacaaaaattgaaaaaaaaacaataaatttttggggtttcccatacttcgaactgaaactcaaaattttttttttcatcaaacccatacgtgtggggtatctatggataggtcttcaaaaatgatattgaggtttctaatataatttttttctaaactgaatagtttgcgcgagagacccttccaaagtggtaaaatgtgtgtcccccccccccgtaacttctaaaataagagaatgataaaactaaaaaaaatatatgatgtactaatgtacatcatatattttttaatggtaatccatgtaaacttccaccgaaaattggtttgaacgagatctagtaagtagtttttttttaatacgtcataaatcgcctaaatacggaacccttcatgggcgagtccgactcgcacttggccgctttttgaggaaggtttaggagtataagtaatttgttaaggttttgtgttaaGTGGTTAAGCCGGCGCGGTTCTctaatttttacataatttgatgtacagtcacgctccgtgattgttacgccatttagggttctagctaaattggacatcccCATAGCatgtatggaacaaccaatttagttaggaccctaaatggcgtaacaatttaTCCGCTTCGGACGACATCAGCAGCGGCGGCGCCCCGTCATCGGTCGCGTGCGTCCAGTCCTCGGCCATAAAACACCGCGCTTAATTTAACACAGCAGAGACAAAACGCGCGCGGAGACTATTCAGTTAATTTTGAGTAATCGTCGGCATGTGCACACagcaccacagaataaatagttaagtagtacttaggtacctacagaagattcattctctaacaaaacgcgtctattacgacagatatgaccgctaggtggcgcaagcgctaGCAGGactccgttccgtagcggtgcgcaaGCATACGGCCcttctgatggtaagcagtcgccatagcctatggacgcctgcaactacaggggtgttacatgcgcgttgccgacccaaAAACCTGTAcgtccttttttgaagaacctcaTACTGTAGGCCTTCGAGAAAACCTCGACAGGGAGCCGgtgcgtccgcgggaggaaattcctcttgaGGTTCCGCCACACGTACGTTtttcgggcggggcgtgagcgaggcgggccgcttttacatataaaacgctcacaccccgcccggaaaacgcgcctgtgacggaacctttaaacCGCACAGTGTGCGACCATTATATATTGTGCATGCGGATGAACACCTTGCCAACGGCTAGCGGGGCGTGCAGTGATAGAAACCGCCGTTGGCATTATGTCACTTTTTCTAGTTTAGAATTTCTTTATGTTACTTTCTATTGAACGTGAACTGTAGAGATTTACGAGTCtgtttggaaaagtattccagaATAGCAGATACTTTTGCCGCATTGTtgcatccgctactattgacgctgactgtaccacTACCACTTTAAATACCTAGaatcattgaggtatatacaagagacgacatctcgaacaacacctcagagaagtgcatgcatgcatgcgaagccgaaaattgttaataaagacgccacgagtattttttgactcagttaaacaacgttgcatacaatactttttctacgaccaaacatttactttgaaaactaaataatagtaaatcaacagttattccattgcttaccggtgaaatgttattccatcccttttattatattgttgtaactttttaacacgcacgaaggcattttttctttttaattttttttttaattttctgtaggtacatgtgtggcatctcgtcagtggtcggtgacgtactaaaagcaaagaagtgcatgcacttctctgaggtgcggaaacattttgttcgagatgtcgtctcttatAAATACCTCAATGCCTGGAATGGTACAAGTTTCATCGATTATTGGTATTCATATAGCTCCCAGAAATATCGCTGTCATGAGCAGACATGCTTTAATTGAATGGAAACATTACTTGCTATCCGCAAAACGGTGGCCTCAGTCCAAAATAGCCCGCGTTAGTGCGAACATTGCATGTGTGTTTAATACCGGCAGCATGGGCTTGGCCGGGGTTAAAAATGACGTCAAAACATTATTCCTCATTATCAACACAATTTTTGGGGTAAGTTACGCATCCCTTTAccgtatctaatctaatacctttaaacgagcaattcttgtttatttatttatatgtatatacatttcggggatctcggaaacggctctaacgaaaacgggggcgaaaaatcgatctagctaggtcttatctctgggaaaacgcgcatttttgagttttagttttccgagcaaagctcggtcgcccagataagtattaggtactagctgttgcccgcgacttcgtacgcgtggatttgtatattggtggttataaattctacattagcttggaacattatgcagcaaaagatagcagtagggatggttaatcatttgttaattattatagggtcgactacaaagagatgtatccactttttcaccttattacaaggcagtaaggtgaaaaagtggatatatctctttgtagtcgactgtacaacgcatgagattagtctttcacaacctggctacgaagtttcaagcccctatctgaataaaataatgttctcgatataatctctcttaacccccagaagattttcaagtccactatttaataaaacctaaaacCTTTAGTTTAGTGTTTAAACCTttagttaggggatgaatttttatgaacgctaaaattacttttcttttattctaataatatgcctttatacaacgattcaagtcacgcactcaaataaatatttgggttccatacaaattttcaacccccttttcaccgccttgggggatgaattatcaaagactc encodes the following:
- the LOC134653600 gene encoding hypoxia up-regulated protein 1; this translates as MALKHKMYGVWSLVVLAALWSPSADGAAVISIDLGSEWLKIGIVSPGVPMEIVLNKESKRKTPAVVAFRGGVRTFGEDAVTVGVRFPKNSYKYLLDLLGKSYDHPLVQAYKERFPYYEIVESARGTPEFVHDENTRFTPEELVAQFLAKAKDFAEINHGQQISECVITVPGYFNQAERRAMKEAAGLAGLTVLQLINDYTAIGINYGIFRRKEINDTPWQALFFDMGAGSTKAALVEYKNVKVKDRGYVETVPQMQVLGVAYDRTLGGFEITLRLREHLIKAWEAQGGGDVRASPRAMEKLLLEAERLKIVLSANTEHYAQIESLLDDKDFKHMVSRAELDALCADLWPRVSSVLARAAAGAGPARLVLAGGAARVPGVLAALKDQGLEPSRSINADEAVAMGAVYRAASLATGYKVAPLNVKDAVLLPVQVVFTRHVDGTDKLIKRTLFSAMNPYPQKKVITFNKHTDDFSFNVNYAELDHIPPSEIPNIGSLNLTQVLLSGVGAALNKHTADNVEHKGIKAHFNMDDSGILSLVNVEFVAEKTVTEDKDSTLSKLGSTISKLFGSDEAEKTEETEKAPDAEKNDTANANEGDRNATEPEAKPKPKIVVLKEPIKTDERVLVLQPLTQEQFKASKAKISELDAIDKKRADRESALNSLEAFVVDAQMKMGMEEFAECGTPEQIEEVKKLCSETSEWLYEDGYEAPTELYEEKLALIKEKTNPIFYKHWEHRERPDAIAALRNMLNTSNEFLKSAKNFTQEVNPEKDMFTQVEITVLEKKIEETRAWLDKSIKEQNALKNNEEIKLTIDSIREKMGGLDREVKYLVNKMKIWRPKKPIKKENKTEETIEVTEDTKEWKVEESVEKPVVDEKQEEGIKEEVKATETPQLGDGKDKHSEL